The segment TCCTATTTAAAGAGGTCCTATCTGTACCGAAAAAGCTAAGCGTCCTCATCGCTACCATCGGTATCGCCTTGCTCACCTATCAAGTGGGATCCTTGCCGTTAGTGTCGATGATCCTTGCCGTTTCCTTTGGCCTCTATGGGGTCGTAAAAAAGAAACTGCTCATCTCGCCCTTTACGAGCATCGCTTTTGAGGCTTGGCTATTAACACCACTAGCCTTACTCTATACGACCATGATCGATAATACAGTATGGTCCTATTTCAGCACAGACTGGTATACGTCCATGCTACTCATAGCATGCGGTCTAACAACATCGGTTCCATTGGTGCTATTCTCCTATGGGGCCCAACTATTGCCACTCAACCTACTAGGCTTCCTACAATATGTCTCCCCTACCATTGCCTTGTTGCTAGCTATTTTCTACTTTGGTGAAAGCTTTGGCACACCGCAAATGATTGCCTTCGGTTGTATCTGGATAGCCTTAGTGTTGTTCTCATTATCCAATCAAATTACAACGCGCATTAGCCTAAAAAAATAAGCAATATAATAATCAACTAAAAAAGCTGTATCAAATGATATCCTCATTCGATACAGCTTTTTATATAATACTTACATTAACTTATGCTTATATAATATCCACACTAAGTTACGCTTATATGATGCTCATACTTATATTAACTCATATATAACGTATCCGTCTTAAACCGTATTAACTCTATTGATCCAATTCATTCATATTGGTGGTATTCATATTGGAAATATAACGGTTATAGGCCTCAACCATATGTTTATAATCGTTATCTTGTTTGGATCCCATATAGGTACGAATGGCACCAATCGTAGAGTTTACAGAGGTCTTAACAGGGTCATACTTAGGGCTAGAAATACCATTCGCTAAATCGCCAATGGCTTGTAGCTCTTGATTGATAGCATTTACATCTGGTTCTTTTTCACTATCTAGCTTTTCTAGGACTGCAGTAAGTCGCAAAGAAACCTCTTGTGCAGCGGCTGCATTTTTCTTACCTGCATCGCGCAATTGTTGTAACCGTTGTTGCAATCGGTCCGTGTTAATCTTATGCATCAAATTATCAAAGTCAGCATAAATAGGAATAAATTGTTCGTATAACTGAACATATTTAGGACCTAATTGTTGCTCCTTAGCATAGTTATCTGTAGTATACCCTTTAGATTTATAATATGCATCAAGTTCTTCCGCAACCGGTGTAATTTCGTTCAATTTTGAAAGTAGCTTATCTAAAGGCTCCTTCATTTCATCATAAGGAACCCCCGCTTGCTTAGCCTCTTCTAATTCTTTTTGTAGCTGTTTAAAGTTCGGTGCATTAAATACAGTTAAATGCTGCCCCGCTTTTAACTCATTAAGAGTTGGTCTATTCGCATAATCAAACATTACAGCCATGCGATTAAATCGGCTTATGGCTTTCACATATTGATTAAATAACTGTACCTGATCCTGCTCAGACCGTTGCGCAATTTCCTTACGACTCTGTTCAGTGCCCTGCCATAGCTCAGACATACTACACCCGCTCAACAATAAGGGGGATGTCAACGTCGCCGCACACAACACAGCCATTGCAATCCGTTTACCCAATGGTTTCATGATGAATTCTCTCCTTTCATCAATATACAACCCAATTTATATACCTTAATTATATACCAATATGATTTATATAAATAGAATTAATGCACATAACTCATACATCTAGTTTGTCAAGTGACTAATAGAGTCAGGGGTGACCATTGGTCACCCCTGTTTTCCTTTATATACAGTTAGACTATAAATAAGAATATATAACTCCTAACAATTGTTTTATACGTATACACGTGTTACCATAAAAGGAGAGCATATGAAGGATAAAGATCTACTAAAACTGCTACTCAAAAACGGCTGGAAGGATGTACGGCAACGCGGCAGTCATCATCGTTTGAAAAAGGATAATCAAGTTGAAGTGATTGCCGTACACGGAAAAGATGTACCTGCCGGCTTATTAAATGCAATTTTAAAGCGTACGGGACTAAAATGAGGAGGACCTATGAAATTTATATACCCTGCTATAATCCATGATGATGCTGATGGTTTCTGGGCTGAGTTTCCAGACTTAGAATATACTAGCAGTACTGGCTCAACCCTAACAGAGCTCGTAACTAATGCCCAAGAGGCAATGGAACTATATATTTTAGGTGCCTTAGAAGATGGAGAAAGCTTACCTACACCTACATCTATTCGCAACTTACCTTGTACAGATACAACGTATCCTACATTAGTACAAACAGATATTGATTTAGCTAAAAATAGTAAATCCGTAAAGAAAACCTTAACAATTCCTGCATGGCTAAATGATCGAGCGCTAGCTAAAGGAATTAATTTTTCTCAACTTTTACAAGAAGCATTAGTAGAGAAAACAATGTAAATGTAAATGTACATCATCAATTGCTCAGTAAAATTAGAACTACTGTCCACGCAATAACTGCTAAGGTAAGTAATATGATACAAAGCATCCACAGAATTGTTACGAAATAGAGCAATAATTTTAGTACATATAGCACATCAAACCATATGCTATGGCAATCTTCTAATCGCGCCATAAATTCGGAGAGATGGCGCACTAAAAATGGAACTTTCACATTAGGATTTAGCTTCTTCCAGTACAGCATAATATACGGTGTTACAAAACATCCTACAAATACTAAGTATGTAAGGAATAGAGGTGTTTCTATATTATGTTGGGACATAAACCCTGACCAGTCTACGACCATTAAACCACCAAGGTATAGAAAAACAAACCAATATATAAATCCTATCGCCTTTATAATAAGGCGAATCATCTGTTTCACATCCATGCCTATAATCCTACTAATGTTTTAAATCGCGCATTATTGTGAAAGCGTTCAAAATGGTCTTGTTCAGCAGCCACAGCTTTCACAGATGGATCAATTGTAATCGCTTTTTCAAGCCAATCAAGGGCCTTCGTATCATCCCCTTGGTCCGCATAAATGGTAGCAATACCGTATACAGACCAGGTGTTACTAGGGTCCTTTTCTAATACCTTTTCAAACCATTGTTTAGACTCATTTAATTGGCCTTGTAATTTGTACACCATGGCCATGTTGTAGTAATTCGCTACATTATTAGGATCTAAATCATATGATTTTTTAGTATCTACTAAACCTTTAGCGGTATCACCACTCAACGCCGTAGCGAAGCCACGGATGGAGTACGCCTCTGCATTATTAGGATTATCCTTAATAGAAGCTGTTGCTTCCTCAATAGCTTTAGCATAATCGCCAGAGGATAAAGCCTGCTTAGCGGCCATAACACGAGCATCTTGCTCTGTTTTAGCTTGTTCGTTAGCTGTTGTTGTAGGTTTAGTGTCTTGCTGAGTCTTAGTATCTGTGCCACACCCTAATAAGCTAAGCAAACAAATACATAATAGAATATATTTCATACAATACCTCTATATTAGCCATTTAATACAATTACATAATCGACTATTTACTATCATTACATTATATAGCACTATCATATAATTCATTAAATACTAGCACATAGTTTTTTAATTACCATTACAATTATACCAAAACTATATACAAAAAAGGACGAGCTGCAACTCGTCCTTTTTCGTTATATGGTAGGTAATGTTATAAATCTTATTTTTTTGCTTTAGAGCAACGGTCTAATAGGAATGCAACGCCTACGAATGGAATGCCACCGTTTTCACCAAGGCCAATTTCACATGTGGAACTGGAGCTTACGCCTAGTGTTGCACCGTATTCAGCAATTTCACCGGCAAGGTCTTTTGTAGCAGATTTGTTAAGTTCTGGTGTGAAGAAACCTTTTTGACCAGCAAAGCCATCGCATGCGAAGGATTTGATATTGAATACATGGTCTGTGCAGAGGCGCGCCAAGTCTTCAATATATTGAGATTTGTTCAAAGATTTAATCTTACATTGTTTGTGTACGATAACGCGTTCATCA is part of the Veillonella nakazawae genome and harbors:
- the rarD gene encoding EamA family transporter RarD — encoded protein: MEHTSKKGLMTALSCYIIWGLLPLYWALLNHVSPYNILAQRIIWSGICMAIVVFGLHFKQFKKDFQLLKEQRSQLLLLLVASVIISVNWFTYIWAIANNQVMDTSLGYYINPLFNVVLGVILFKEVLSVPKKLSVLIATIGIALLTYQVGSLPLVSMILAVSFGLYGVVKKKLLISPFTSIAFEAWLLTPLALLYTTMIDNTVWSYFSTDWYTSMLLIACGLTTSVPLVLFSYGAQLLPLNLLGFLQYVSPTIALLLAIFYFGESFGTPQMIAFGCIWIALVLFSLSNQITTRISLKK
- a CDS encoding DUF3829 domain-containing protein, producing MKPLGKRIAMAVLCAATLTSPLLLSGCSMSELWQGTEQSRKEIAQRSEQDQVQLFNQYVKAISRFNRMAVMFDYANRPTLNELKAGQHLTVFNAPNFKQLQKELEEAKQAGVPYDEMKEPLDKLLSKLNEITPVAEELDAYYKSKGYTTDNYAKEQQLGPKYVQLYEQFIPIYADFDNLMHKINTDRLQQRLQQLRDAGKKNAAAAQEVSLRLTAVLEKLDSEKEPDVNAINQELQAIGDLANGISSPKYDPVKTSVNSTIGAIRTYMGSKQDNDYKHMVEAYNRYISNMNTTNMNELDQ
- a CDS encoding type II toxin-antitoxin system HicA family toxin, translating into MKDKDLLKLLLKNGWKDVRQRGSHHRLKKDNQVEVIAVHGKDVPAGLLNAILKRTGLK
- a CDS encoding type II toxin-antitoxin system HicB family antitoxin translates to MKFIYPAIIHDDADGFWAEFPDLEYTSSTGSTLTELVTNAQEAMELYILGALEDGESLPTPTSIRNLPCTDTTYPTLVQTDIDLAKNSKSVKKTLTIPAWLNDRALAKGINFSQLLQEALVEKTM
- a CDS encoding tetratricopeptide repeat protein, whose translation is MKYILLCICLLSLLGCGTDTKTQQDTKPTTTANEQAKTEQDARVMAAKQALSSGDYAKAIEEATASIKDNPNNAEAYSIRGFATALSGDTAKGLVDTKKSYDLDPNNVANYYNMAMVYKLQGQLNESKQWFEKVLEKDPSNTWSVYGIATIYADQGDDTKALDWLEKAITIDPSVKAVAAEQDHFERFHNNARFKTLVGL